The sequence GGTGAGCGTGAGTCGCAGATCCTGCAGGCGCAGGCCGAGCGGGAGTCGGCGATCCTGCGGGCCCAGGGTGAGGGCCAGGCCATCCAGACCGTGTTCCAGGCCATCCACGACGGGCGCCCGGACCAGAAGCTGCTGTCCTACCAGTACCTCCAGATGCTGCCCAAGATCGCCGACGGCGACGCCAACAAGCTCTGGGTCATCCCCAGCGAGATTGGCAAGGCCCTGGAGGGACTCGGCTCCACGATCAACGACCTGCCGGGCATCCCCAAGGAGGTCGACGGGCCCCGCACGCGGGTGGACATGGGCGCGTCCCAGCCCGACGTCCCGTCGTTGGACGACGAGGAGATGAGCGAGGCACAGGCCGCCGCGCAGGCCGCGATCGAGGAGGCGGGACGAGCCGCCAACCCCGGTCGGGGCAAGGGTGACAACGCCTCCTCCGGCGAGTAGGTGCCGCTGCACGAACTGCTCCTGATCGCGCTGGCCGGGAGCGCCGCCGGGATGATCAACACCATCGTGGGATCCGGCACGTTGATCACCTTCCCGACCCTGCTGGCCTTCGGGGTGCCACCGGTGACGGCCAACATCTCCAACGCCATCGGGATGATCCCGGGCGCCGCCGCGGGGGCGTACGGCTACCGTCGCGAGCTCGCCGGCCAGCGCGACCGGGTCGTGCGCCTCAGTGTCGCGACGCTGCTGGGCGCGATCATCGGAGCAGTACTGCTGCTGGTGCTGCCGGCCTCGGCCTTCGAGGCGATCGTGCCCGTGCTGATCCTGCTGGGCGTGGTCCTGGTGGTCCTCCAGCCACGCATCTCGGCCCGGGTCGCTGCCCGGCACGCGCACCTCGGCGGCCTGCCCGAGCACGGCGCGCGCTGGGTGTGGCCCGCCACCGGCGCCGTCGGCGTCTACTGCGGCTACTTCGGGGCCGCGCAGGGCGTGCTGCTGATGGGCGTCCTCGGCAGCGGCATCGACGACGCCCTGCAGCGCCTCAACGCGGTCAAGAACGTGCTGGCCGCGGTGGGCAACGCCGTCGCGAGCGTGATCTTCGTGGCGGTGGCGGCCGACCGGATCGACTGGTTGATCGCGGCAGTCATCGCGGTCGGCGCGGTGGCCGGGGCCGGGGTCGGGGCCACTGTCGGCCGCCGACTGCCCTCGCCGGTGCTGCGCGCGGTCATCGCCGTCGTGGGTCTCACCGCGGTCGCGGTCCTGCTGCTGGACCGATGAGGTACGCCGGCCGGGCGGCCGGCGTACCGCGGGCTCACCCCTTGCGCGCGAGCGCGAGTGCGGCGATGCCGGCTCCGACCGCACCCAGTGCGATCGCGGACAGGCCGCCGCCGGCCACCCGGCCGACCTCGCCCCGCTGCGCGCCGACCACGCCGGTGGCGACGTCGGCGGCGTCGACGGCCACGCCGATGGCCACCAGGTTGCGCTGAGCCGTGCCGGTGGCGGTCAACGTCGCCGCACCGAGGGCGACCTCCCGCGCACCGAAGAGCCGGGTCATGTAGGGGAGCTGTGGGTTCGCGGACCCGTCGAGCAGGAACAGCTTCGCGGCGAGTCGCGGGGAGAGCAGTGCGACGGCGCCGATGGCGATCCGTCCGAGCGAGAGTCCGGTCACGGGTTCCATGACCGGCAGCCTAGGTGGTTGTTCAGGTGAGGTAGGCGTGCGTCCAGCGCTGGATCTCCTCGTAGGCGAGCGCCCGTGGCTCCGGTCGGGAGAGCACGACGTCGTGCTGCGCGCCGGGCACCGCCGCGTAGGTCACGTGGTGCCCGATCGCGGTGGCCCAGCGGCGGATGTGGGCGACGTCGAGCACGATGTCGCACCGGAAGACGTCCTCGTTCATCTCGGTGGGCCAGGCGCTGCGGTCCGAGGAGAGCACGAGCACCGGTGCGGGCACGTCGAGCCCGGCCCGCACCTGCGCGTGGCCGCGGCGGATCGCACGCAGCCAGCCGTAACGCACGGGGAAGGACTCCAGTGGCTTCCACGCGAGGTCGAAGGCCCACTCGCCCTCGTGGTCGCGGTGCAGGCTGCGTGCGTAGAAGCCCGTCACGTCGCGTTCGAGCTCGCGGAGCGGCTGCAGGGTGCCGAGCTTGTCCAACGCGAAGTCGGCGACCGGACTGCGCAGCCACGGCTTGCCCTGCAGGTCCAGCCACGGGGAGTTCAGCACCAGCCCGGCGAGCTCGGCGGGTCGCCGGCTGTCGGCCCACAGCGCGACCACGAGACCGCCGGTGGAGTGCCCGGACAGGACGACGCGGTCGTGGTGAGCGGTGACCCGCTCCCACGCGGCATCGAGGTCCTCGAAGTAGGTGGCGAGATCGTCGACGTAGGTCGGCGTCTGGTGGGGGCGCAGCGAGCGGCCGTACTTGCGCAGGTCCAGGCCGAACGGATCGAAGCCCCGCTCGAGCCACCAGGCGGCGTACTCGGTGTGGAAGAAGTAGTCGCTGAAGCCGTGGACGTGCAGCATCGCGGCGTCGTGCCGGCGACGCCCGCGGTGGACCAGGGTCGCGACCGCCTCGCCCTCGTCGTCGGGCGCCAGCTCCAGGGTGTCGGCCACCCACGGTGCCCCCAGCACGTCTGCCTGCGTGCCCGGCATCCCCGGCATCCTTGGCATCGGCGTCACCTCCTGTCGCGATGAGCAGGGTACTGGGCGGCGGGAATAGGCTGGCCGCGCAGCCCGTTGGCGATTGGTGACACGTCAACCGAAGTGGGCTCACGCGCACGGAAGGACAGGCCATGGGCATCCAGATCGGCATCTTCAGCGTCGGTGACGTCACGCCCGACCCCACCACGGGCCGGACGCCGACCGAGCACGAGCGCATCCGGGCCACCGTCGAGATCGCCAAGAAGGCCGACGAGATCGGCCTCGACGTCTTCGCCACCGGTGAGCACCACAACCCGCCGTTCGTGTCGTCGGCGCCGACCACCACGCTGGCCTGGATCGGTGCCCAGACCGAGAACCTCATCCTCTCGACCGCCACCACCCTGATCACCACGACCGACCCGGTGCTGATCGCGGAGAACTACGCCAAGCTGCAGCACCTCACCGGCGGCCGGGTCGACCTGATGCTCGGCCGCGGCAACACCGGACCCGTCTACCCGTGGTTCGGCAAGGACATCCGCGACGGGCTGAACCTCGCGATCGAGAACTACGACCTGCTGCACCGCTTGTGGCGCGAGGACGTGGTCAACTGGCAGGGCCGCTTCCGCACCCCGCTGCAGGGCTTCACCTCCACCCCGCGACCGCTGGACGGCGCCCCGCCGTTCGTGTGGCACGGCTCGATCCGCAGCCCGGAGATCGCCGAGCAGGCGGCTTACTACGGCAACGGGTTCTTCCACAACCACATCTTCTGGCCGCCGTCGCACGCGGGCCAGATGATCGACCTCTACCGGCGCCGGTTCGAGCACTACGGCCACGGTGCCGCGGACCAGGCGATCGTCGGCCTCGGTGGACAGTTCTTCATGCGGCCCAACAGCCAGGACGCGTGGAAGGAGTTCCGTCCCTACTTCGACGTCGCCCCGGTCTACGGCCACGGCCCGTCGCTGGAGGACTTCGCCTCGCAGACGCCGCTGACGGTCGGCTCGCCCCAACAGGTGCTCGAGCGCACGCTCGGGTTCCGGGAGTACGCCGGCGACTACCAGCGCCAGCTCTTCCTCGTCGACCACGCCGGGTTGCCGCTCAAGACCGTGCTCGAGCAGCTCGACCTGCTCGGCGAGATCCTGCCGGCCCTGCGCGCTGGCTTCGCCGAGGGACGACCCGACCACGTGCCCGACGCCCCCACCCACGACTCGCTGGCCGCCAGTGCCAGCCAGCGGGAGGAGGTCGACGCATGATCCGCGTCGCCGTCGTCTCCGCCGGGCTCGGTGCGCCGTCCTCGACCCGGCTGCTCGCCGACCTCCTCGGCGAGGCGACCGAACGCGCGGTCGCGGCCCGTGGCGAGAGTGTGGAGACGACCCACGTCGAGCTGCGCCCACTCGCGCGGGCACTCGCCGACCACCTGGTGACCGGTTTCCCGGCCGACGACCTGGCGGCCGCCCTGAGGTCGGTGCAGCACGCCGATGCCGTCATCGCCGTCACGCCCGTCTTCGCGGCCTCGTACTCCGGGCTGTTCAAGACCTTCTTCGACGTCGTCGAGCCGGGCGCCCTGGACGGGACGCCGGTGCTGGTGGCGGCCACGGCCGGAACGGCCCGGCACAGCCTCGTCCTCGAGCACGCGATGCGGCCACTGTTCGCCCACCTGCGCGCCGCACCGGTGCCGACCGGTGTCTTCGCGGCGAGCGAGGACTTCGGGGACGCGGGCGCAGGCGGGGTGACCGGTTCGTTGCAGAAGCGGGTCGACCGGGCGGCGGCCGAGCTGGCCGCCCTCCTCGCGACCGACGCCGGGGCGGCACCGACGCCGCGGCGTCGCAGCGTCGAGGACGAGTTCGCCGACCCGACGCCCTTCGAGACGTTGCTGCGTGGGGCGCGCCAGGGCGACGACGACTGAGGCCGGAACCGGTCCCGCCGCTTCGGGGCGGCTGGCAGGATGGGCAGTCCAGCCACCCGAGAGAAGGGGACCATCCGTGCGCCGTACCGTCTTCGACGAGGACCACGAGGCATTCCGCAAGACCCTGCGCAGCTTCATCGAGTCCGAGGTCGCTCCGCACTACCAGGAATGGTTCGACGAGGGCCTGGTGCCGCGCGATCTCTACCGCAAGCTCGGCGAGCTCGGCGTGTGGGGGATCGAGGTCCCCGAGGAGTACGGCGGCGCCGGCATCGACTCCTTCAAGTTCTCCGCGATCGTGTCCGAGGAGACCACGCGTGCCGGCGTGAGCTTCGGCGGCGCCAGCGCGCACGTGAACCTCTGCCTGCCCTACCTGCTCCAGCTCGGCACCGAGGAGCAGCTGCAGCGGTGGCTCCCCGGGTTCGTGGCGGGCGAGACGATGTTCGCGATCGCGATGACCGAGCCGGGCACCGGCTCGGACCTCGCCGGCATGCGCACGACGGCGAAGAAGTCCGAGGACGGCAGCCACTACGTCCTCAACGGGGCCAAGACCTTCATCACCGGCGGCGTGCACGCCGACCGGGTGATCGTGTGCGCCCGCACGGCGCCGGCCACCGAGGACAACCGCCGCCACGGCATCTCCCTGCTCGTGGTCGACACCACCTCGCAGGGCTACGAGGTCGGCCGCAAGCTGGACAAGATCGGCCTGCGGACCTCCGACACCGCCGAGCTGTCCTTCAGCGACGTCGTCGTGCCCGCCGAGGACCTGCTGGGCGAGGAGCACGAGGGCTTCTCCTACCTGGGGCAGAACCTCCCGCGCGAGCGGCTCGGCATCGCCTTCGGCGCCTACGCCCAGGCGGCCGCCGCGGTCCGGTTCGCGCAGGCCTACACCGAGGACCGCACCGTCTTCGGCAAGCCGGTGGCCTCCTTCCAGAACACCAAGTTCGAGCTGGCTGCGTGCAAGGCGGAGGTCGACGCGGCCCAGGCCGTGGTCGACCGGGCGCTGGAGGCCGAGGACGCCGGTGAGCTGACGGCCGCCGAGGCCGCGTCGGCGAAGCTGTTCTGCACCGAGGTCGCCGACCGGGTGATCGACCGGTGCCTGCAGCTGCACGGTGGCTACGGGTTCATGAACGAGTACCCGATCGCCCGGCTCTACACCGACAACCGCGTCAACCGGATCTACGGCGGCACGTCGGAGGTGATGAAGATGATCATCGCCAAGCAGATGGGCCTCTGACGCGCCACCACGGCCACCCCTGTCCACGGGTGGATGCCGGCCCCCGGGGCCACGGTGGTTGTTGGAACAATGGCCGCCGTGGACGACAGCACCCTCTATCCCTCCGGTCTGCGGCTCGACGGCCGCCGCGTGCTCGTCGTGGGCGGCGGTGAGGTCGCCCAACGCCGGGTGCCCCAGCTGATCGCCGCCGGCGCCGACGTCCACGTCGTCTCGCCGGACGTGACCCCGGCCATCGAGGGTCTGGTGGGCTCCGGCGAGGTCTCGTGGCACCGGCGCGAGTTCGCCGAGGCCGACCTCGCCGAGGCGTGGTACGCCGTCGCGGCGACCGACGACGCCGGCGTCAACCAGCGCGTCAGCGCGGCGGCGGAGCAGCACCGGGTGTTCTGCGTGCGCGCCGACGACGCACAACAGGGGACCGCCTGGACGCCCGCGGTCGGGCGGCACGACGGCCTCACCGTGGCCGTGCTCGGCTCCCGCGAGCCCCGCCGGTCGGCGGCACTGCGCGACGAGGTCGTCGAGGGCCTGCGGGAGGGACGACTCGGGTCGGCTCCCGAGCGGCCGCGCACCGCCGGGGTGACCCTGGTCGGCGGCGGGCCCGGACGTCCGGAGCTGATGTCGATCGCCGGCTACCAGGCGTTGATGGAGGCCGACGTCGTGGTGGCGGACCGGCTCGCGCCCCGCGAGCTGCTCGGGGACCTGCCCGACGACGTGGAGCTCCTCGACGTGGCCAAGCTGCCCCGCGGCCGGTCGGCGCAGCAGGAGGCGATCAACCAGGTCATCGTGGAGCGCGCCCTTGCCGGCAGCCGCGTGGTGCGCTTCAAGGGCGGGGACAACTTCGTCTTCGGTCGCGGCTACGAGGAAGTGATCGCCTGCCGGGAGGCCGGCGTACCCGTCACCGTCATCCCGGGCCTGACCAGTCCCGTGGCCGTCCCGGCGGTCGCCGGGATCCCGGTGACCCACCGCGGCATCACCCACGATTTCACCGTCGTGTCGGGGCACCTCCCACCCGGCCATCCCGAGTCCCTCGTCGCCTGGGACGCCATCGCGCGGATGCAGGGCACCGTCGTGCTGATGATGGCAGTGCACAACGCTCCCGCGATCGCCACGGCGCTGGTCGAGGGCGGCCGCGCGCCGGGCACCCCGGTCGCGGTCGTGTGCGACGGCACGATGCCGACCGAGCGCACGGTGCTCGCGACGCTGGGCACCCTCGCGGACCAGTTGGAGGCCGAGCGGGTGCAGGCCCCGGCCATCATCGTGGTCGGCGAGGTCGTGCGGGTCGCCCATCCCGAGGTGGGCGACTGAGCCGATGGCGACCCTCGTCGACGTCACCGACGCCGCCGACCCGCGGCTCGCGGACTACCGGGACCTGCGCGACGTCCAGCTGCGCAAGCACCTCGAGGCCGAACACGGGCTCTTCCTCGCCGAGGGCGAGAAGGTCGTGCGGCGGGCGGTCGAGGCCGGGCACGAGCCGCGCTCCTTCCTGATGGCGCCGCGTTGGATCGACGGGCTCGCCGACGTCCTCGACCGCACCGATGCGCCGTGCTACGTGGTCTCGGAGGACCTCGCCGAGCAGGTGACGGGCTTCCACGTCCACCGCGGCGCGCTCGCCTCATTGCAGCGGCGCCCACTGCCCGCGGTGGCCGACGTGCTGGCCGGCGCCCGGTCGGTGCTCGTGCTCGAGGACATCGTGGACCACACCAATGTCGGCGCGATCATCCGGTGCGGTGCGGCCCTGGACTTCGACGCGGTGCTGCTCGCACCCCGTTGTGCCGACCCGCTCTACCGTCGCGCGATCAAGGTCGCGATGGGCTCGGTGTTCACCCTGCCGTGGACCCGCGTCCCGGACTGGCGGGCCGCGCTCCCGGACCTGTCCGCGGCCGGGTTCACCACCCTCGCCCTGACCCTGGCCGAGGACGCGGTCCCGATCGAGGAGGCCGTCGCCGACGTGGACCGGGTCGCCCTCGTGCTCGGCTCCGAGGGTCACGGCCTCTCGTCCCACTGGGAACGGTCCGCCGACCGCCGCGCCGTCATCCCGATGGCCGCCGGCGTCGACTCCCTCAACGTGGCCGCCGCGACTGCGATCGCCTGCTACGTGACCCAGCAGCGTTGAGTGCTCACTTCCCTCCGTTGAGTACTCACTTGTTGACGGTCGAGTCAGCACTTCTCAACGGTCGAGTCGGCACTTGCACTCACCAGCGACGCGTCGTGTACGACGCCACGAGGGCGTCGCGCACCTGCTCCAGCCATGCGTCGAGGCGTTCGGCGGTGAAGTCCCCCTCCCTGACCACGATCACGGTCCAGTGGTGCTCGCGCAGCCACTGCCGACGACGCTCGTCCCGCTCGCGCTGCCGCGGAGACCGGTCATGGGCCTCGGCGCCGTCGTACTCGACGCACACGCGGAGGTGCGGGTAGGCGAAGTCGAGCCGATAGGTGGGGACGCCGTCGCGGTGGATCCAGAACTGTGGCTCGGGCTCGGGGAGGCCCGCGTCACGGATCGCGAGGAGGACCCAGCTCTCGCGGTCGGACTCGACCGCGGGGCAGAGGTACTGGATCAGTTCCCGCAGCTGGACGACGCCGCGCCGGCGACGGAAGCGCGGCAGCTCGGCGCGGAGGTCGGCCCTGGTCAGGCCGTGGGTGCGCGCGAGCGAGTTGAGCACGGCCATCGCCTCGCGCCGCTTGAGGTGGCACCCGCAGTCGAGTGCGGTGCGCAACGGCGTCGTGACCCGGAGTCCGGCGAGCACCATCACGTCGCGCGGTGCGAGGTCGCGCGTGCGGCCACGGGCCGCGGTGAGTCGAGTGGGCTGGTGGCCGCGCAGGGCGCAGGTCTCGACCGGCGGCGTACGCCACAACTCGGCGTAGGCGTGGGCGCCCGTGCCGTGCAGCCATGCCGCGGTGCGGTCGACGACCACGTGGTGCTCGGCGACGACGCGGGCGAGCGAGGCGGCCCTGCTGTCGAGGTCGTCGGGCAGGTCGGCGGTGAGGTAGACGCCGCGACAGGTACGGCGGAGGTCACCCTCGGCAACCAATCGTCCGATGAGGCGGTCGGAGTAGCCGCGGGCGAGCAGGTCGGCACGGGTCAGCGGACGTCGGGGGAGGATCGGGGGCATGCCTCCCACGGTCGGCCCGCGGCGCCCGGCCGGCGAGGCGCCGTACGCCGTCCTGTGGAGGAGGGGCTCCTCGTCGGGCCCTGTGGACCCACGGCGGCCCGGGGTGGGACGCGATGCCGGGAAGAAGTGCCGACTCGAGGTGCAACAAGTGAGCACTCGACGAGAAGAAGTGAGCACTCGACCCTGGGTCAGCGGGGGAGGACCTCGGCGAACTCGGCGATGGCGTGGTCGACGGCGGCCTGGCTCGCGGTCGACCAGGGGCCCATGTCGAAGAAGCCGTGGATCTGGCCGGGGTAGGTCGTGTGGCGGACCGGGACGCCGGCGGCCGCCAGCGCGTCGGCGTACGCCGCGCCCGCGTCGCGCAGCGGGTCGAACTCGGCCGTGGCGACGACGGCCGGTGGCTGGTCGGCCAGGTCCCCGCGCAGCGGGGAGAGCAGCGCGTCGGTGGGGTCGAGCTGTCCACCGCCGGAGAGGTAGTGACCGGTGAACCACGCCATCGTGGGGGTGTCGAGGAAGTAGCCCTCGCCGTTCTCGGTCATCGACGGGTGGTCGCCGGCCATGTCGGCGGCCGGGTAGACGAGGAGCTGCGCCGCGATGCCCCCGACCTGCTGTGCCGCGACCGCGGCCAGGTTGCCGCCGGCGGAGTCGCCCGCGACCGCGACGGCGTCGCCACCGCCGAACTCGCCGCGCCGGGCCACCACGTCCCGGACGGCGGCCACCGCGTCCTCGGCCGCAGCGGGGAAGGGGTGCTCGGGGGCGAGCCGGTAGTCCACCGAGACCACCACGGCGTCGGCGCCGCGGCAGATGGCCCGGGCCATGTTGTCGTGAGTGTCGAGGTCACCGATGACGAACCCGCCGCCGTGGAGGAGCACCACGGTCGGGTGCGGCCCGGAGGTCCCGGGGCGGTAGCTGCGGGCCGGGAGGTCCCCGCGGCCGCCGGCCACCGTCGTGTCCACGACCTCACCGACCGGGACCACGGCCTCGGGCGGTCGCATGTCCACGGTCATCCGCCGGAACGCGGACCGCGCGTCCGTCGGCGTCATCTCGTGCAGCGGCGTGCTGCCGTGGATCAGCTCCAGCAGCGGGGCGAGGTCGGGGTCGAGTGGCATGGGGCGACCGTAGCCGAGGTCGGGCCGGCCCCCGCTCAGGTCGCCGGCCAGCCGTCGGGGAAGTCCTCGGCCGCCCGCTCGTGGGCCTTGTGCAGCTTCTTGCGCGCCTTGGTGGGCAGCCGGTCCCCGAAGACCGTGCCGCGGGTGTGGTCGGTCTCGTGCTGCAGGCAGCGTGCGAGCAGCCCGTCACCCTCGAAGTGCACCGGCTCACCGTCCACCCCGGTGCCGTCGACCGCGGCCCAGTCCGGGCGCGCACACGCGGCGAACGCCCCGGGCAGCGACAGGCAGCCCTCCTGGTCGTCGTCGAGATTGCGGTCCGCGCCCTCGGGCAGCGTGAGCACCGGGTTGCAGACCACGCCCACCGTCCGCTCGCCGCTCTCGTCGGGGCAGTCGAAGACGAACACGGCCCGGTCGACGCCGATCTGGCAGGCGGCGAGGCCGACGCCGTCCGCGGCGTACATGGTGGCGACCATGTCGGCCACCAGCTCCCGCAGCTCCGCGTCGTACGCCGTCACTGGCTGCTGGGCGCGGTGCATCACCTCGGTGCCCCAGCGGGTCATGGGGTGGACCGTGCCGTCGGTGGGCAGCGGTCCGTGGGGGGCATGGGGCTCGGCGTCGGGCATGGCGCCGGAGCATACGACCCGTGCGCAGGTGCGGCACAGTCGACGACTGCCGGCGTCACCGGGGCCCGGGGGAGCGGTGTGACCTGCGGCACGCGGAACAGGTGTAGCGCAATGTGTAACTCAGAGTTACATTAGGCGCATGTCCCTGATCAGCAACTTCCGCCCGGGCGGCAAGCACGGCGTGCCCGAGGATGCGAGCCACGATCCGCTCGGGCTCCTCGTCGCCGGCCTGAGCCGCCTCGCCCAGACCGACCTGCTCGACAAGGTCGGCCTGCGCAAGCAGGCCGAGCAGGTCGTCAACACCGTGACGCGCAGCGGGTTCCGCACCGTCACCAACGCCAGCCGCACCTTCAAGAAGGTCGGCTCGCGCTCCAAGCCGGGCGTGCGCGCCCCCAAGGCGGCGCCGTCCGGGGTCTTCGACCTGACGCCGAGCGAGGACGAGCAGATGCTCGTCGACCTGGTCTCGGAGTTCGCCGAGGAGGTGCTGCGTCCGGCGGCTGCCGACGCCGACGCCGCGTGCACCGCGCCGCAGGAGGTGCTCGACCAGAGCAAGGAGATCGGCCTCCCGATCCTCGGCCTGCCCGAGGAGCTCGGCGGGGTCGCCGAGGAGCGCTCGGCCATGGCCGGCACCCTGGTGGCCGAGGCACTGGCCCGGGGCGACATGGGGCTCGCCGTGGCCACTCTGGCGCCCGGCTCGGTCGCGACCGCGATCGGACTGTGGGGCACCGAGGCCCAGCAGCAGACCTACTTGCCGTCCTTCACCGGCGAGGACGTCCCGGCCGCGGCACTTGCGCTCAACGAGCCCACCGTGCTCTTCGACGTGTTCGCACCCGCGGCCACCGCCACCAAGGAGGGCGACGGCTACGTCCTGCGGGGCACCAAGAGCCTCGTGGCGCGCGGCACCGACGCCGAGCTCTTCGTCGTCGGCGCCTCGCTGGACGGCCGTCCCACGCTGTTCCTGGTGGAGTCCTCCACCGAGGGACTGAGCCTGGAGAGCGACCCCGCGATGGGCGTGCGGGCCGCCACCATGACCAAGCTGCTGCTGGACGGGGCGAAGGTCCCCGCCGACGCCGTGCTCGGCGAGACCGACGGGACGACCTACGCCGAGTGCGTCCGGCTCTCGCGGCTCGCGTGGTGCGCGCTCGCGGTCGGCACCGGCCAGGCCGTGCTGGACTACGTGACGCCCTACGTCAAGGAGCGCGAGGCCTTCGGGGAGCCGATCGCGCACCGGCAGTCGGTGGCGTTCATGGTCGCCAACATCGCCATCGAGCTGCAGGCGATGCGGCTGCTGACCCACCGCGCCGCCTCCCGCGCCGCGGCCGGCAAGGACTTCTCCAAGCAGGTCGCGCTCGCCCGCAAGGCGTGCACCGACCGGGGGATGCAGATCGGCAACGACGGCGTCCAGCTGCTCGGTGGCCACGGATTCGTCAAGGAGCACCCGGTCGAGCGGTGGTACCGCGACCTGCGTGCGATCGGGATCATGGAAGGAACGGTGCTGGTCTGATGGCCATCAATCTGGAGGTTCCCAAGAAGCATCGGGCGCTGATCGACCAGGCCCACCAGGTCGCGATGAACATGCTGCGCCCCATCTCGCGCAAGTACGACGCCGCCGAGCACGAGTACCCCAAGGAGCTCGACATGCTCGCGGCGATGATCGACGGGCTCTCCGAGTCCGGCGCGAGCGAGGGTGCCGGAGCGGCCGGCGTACGCCGTGAGGACAGCGACGACGACTCGGTGCGCAACGGCTCCAACATGGCCTCGGTGACCTCGGTCGCCGAGATGTGCTGGGGCGACACCGGACTGTTGCTCTCCATGCCCCGCCAGGGCCTGGGCAACTCCGCGATCGCGTCGGTCGCCAACGACGAGCAGCTCGCGCGCTTCGAGGGCAAGTGGGCCTCGATGGCCATCACCGAGCCGAGCTTCGGCTCGGACTCGGCGGCGATCTCGACCACGGCGGTGCTCGACGGCGACGACTACGTCATCAACGGCGAGAAGATCTACGTGACCTCCGGGGAGCGTTCCGACTGCGTCGTGGTGTGGGCGACGCTGGACAAGTCCCTCGGCCGTGCCGCGATCAAGTCCTTCGTCGTGGAGAAGGGCACGCCCGGCCTGAAGGTCGAGCGGCTGGAGGAGAAGCTCGGCATCCGGGCCTCCGACACCGCGGTGATCACCTTCACCGACTGCCGGGTGCCCAAGGAGAACCTGCTGGGCGATCCCGAGATCGACACCAGCAAGGGCTTCGCCGGTGCCATGGCGACCTTCGACAACACCCGTCCGCTGGTCGCCGCCATGGCGATCGGCTGCGCCCGGGCGTCGCTGGACCTCACCCGCGACCTGCTCGCCCGAGCCGGTGTCGAGGTGGACTACGACCAGCCCGCCATGCTCCAGAGCGCTGCCGCGGCACGGTTCCTGCAGCTGGAGTCGGACTGGGAGGGTGCGCGCCTGCTGACCCTCCAGGCCGCGTGGATGGCCGACAACCGCAAGCCCAACTCGCTCGAGGCCTCCATGGCGAAGGCCAAGGCGGGACGGGTCGGCTCCGACGTGACGCTCAGCTGTGTCGAGCTGTGCGCGTCGGTGGGCTACAGCGAGGACGAGCTGCTGGAGAAGTGGGCCCGTGACTCCAAGATCCTCGACATCTTCGAGGGCACCCAGCAGATCCAGCAGCTCATCGTGGCGCGCCGGGTCCTCGGGCTGTCCAGCGCTGAGCTGAAGTGACCGAGGCTCCCGCTGCCGGTGTCACCTCGTGGTGGCCCGGTGGCGGGAGGTCCGCGGCAGCGAAGGCCGCGTCGACGGCGTCCCGGACGTCGGCGGCGCGGTCTCGTGGCGTCAGGGCGACGGCGGAGCCCCCGAAGCCACCGCCGACCAGACGGGCACCCAGGGCGCCTGCGGTGAGGGCGCTGTCGACGGCGAGGTCCAACGCGCTCGTCGAGGCGGCGAAGTCGTCGCGCAGCGAGCGGTGGGATGCGGTCAGGGC comes from Nocardioides panacisoli and encodes:
- a CDS encoding type IV toxin-antitoxin system AbiEi family antitoxin domain-containing protein, translating into MPPILPRRPLTRADLLARGYSDRLIGRLVAEGDLRRTCRGVYLTADLPDDLDSRAASLARVVAEHHVVVDRTAAWLHGTGAHAYAELWRTPPVETCALRGHQPTRLTAARGRTRDLAPRDVMVLAGLRVTTPLRTALDCGCHLKRREAMAVLNSLARTHGLTRADLRAELPRFRRRRGVVQLRELIQYLCPAVESDRESWVLLAIRDAGLPEPEPQFWIHRDGVPTYRLDFAYPHLRVCVEYDGAEAHDRSPRQRERDERRRQWLREHHWTVIVVREGDFTAERLDAWLEQVRDALVASYTTRRW
- a CDS encoding alpha/beta hydrolase, with translation MPLDPDLAPLLELIHGSTPLHEMTPTDARSAFRRMTVDMRPPEAVVPVGEVVDTTVAGGRGDLPARSYRPGTSGPHPTVVLLHGGGFVIGDLDTHDNMARAICRGADAVVVSVDYRLAPEHPFPAAAEDAVAAVRDVVARRGEFGGGDAVAVAGDSAGGNLAAVAAQQVGGIAAQLLVYPAADMAGDHPSMTENGEGYFLDTPTMAWFTGHYLSGGGQLDPTDALLSPLRGDLADQPPAVVATAEFDPLRDAGAAYADALAAAGVPVRHTTYPGQIHGFFDMGPWSTASQAAVDHAIAEFAEVLPR
- the def gene encoding peptide deformylase encodes the protein MPDAEPHAPHGPLPTDGTVHPMTRWGTEVMHRAQQPVTAYDAELRELVADMVATMYAADGVGLAACQIGVDRAVFVFDCPDESGERTVGVVCNPVLTLPEGADRNLDDDQEGCLSLPGAFAACARPDWAAVDGTGVDGEPVHFEGDGLLARCLQHETDHTRGTVFGDRLPTKARKKLHKAHERAAEDFPDGWPAT
- a CDS encoding acyl-CoA dehydrogenase family protein, producing the protein MSLISNFRPGGKHGVPEDASHDPLGLLVAGLSRLAQTDLLDKVGLRKQAEQVVNTVTRSGFRTVTNASRTFKKVGSRSKPGVRAPKAAPSGVFDLTPSEDEQMLVDLVSEFAEEVLRPAAADADAACTAPQEVLDQSKEIGLPILGLPEELGGVAEERSAMAGTLVAEALARGDMGLAVATLAPGSVATAIGLWGTEAQQQTYLPSFTGEDVPAAALALNEPTVLFDVFAPAATATKEGDGYVLRGTKSLVARGTDAELFVVGASLDGRPTLFLVESSTEGLSLESDPAMGVRAATMTKLLLDGAKVPADAVLGETDGTTYAECVRLSRLAWCALAVGTGQAVLDYVTPYVKEREAFGEPIAHRQSVAFMVANIAIELQAMRLLTHRAASRAAAGKDFSKQVALARKACTDRGMQIGNDGVQLLGGHGFVKEHPVERWYRDLRAIGIMEGTVLV
- a CDS encoding acyl-CoA dehydrogenase family protein codes for the protein MAINLEVPKKHRALIDQAHQVAMNMLRPISRKYDAAEHEYPKELDMLAAMIDGLSESGASEGAGAAGVRREDSDDDSVRNGSNMASVTSVAEMCWGDTGLLLSMPRQGLGNSAIASVANDEQLARFEGKWASMAITEPSFGSDSAAISTTAVLDGDDYVINGEKIYVTSGERSDCVVVWATLDKSLGRAAIKSFVVEKGTPGLKVERLEEKLGIRASDTAVITFTDCRVPKENLLGDPEIDTSKGFAGAMATFDNTRPLVAAMAIGCARASLDLTRDLLARAGVEVDYDQPAMLQSAAAARFLQLESDWEGARLLTLQAAWMADNRKPNSLEASMAKAKAGRVGSDVTLSCVELCASVGYSEDELLEKWARDSKILDIFEGTQQIQQLIVARRVLGLSSAELK